A genomic region of Candidatus Omnitrophota bacterium contains the following coding sequences:
- a CDS encoding CvpA family protein has product MLDNILKYINWVDVLVVVLILRAGYLGFKTGVWHELLGLIGILVAIFIPFRNYAQLGKVIDIHSFLSLQAAKIVSFVLLMLAVLILVKLIRSLFKKLVKVEFISVIESLGGTIIGLVQAGLACGLILLVFTWVPARSLQTAITKGSYLGSRLTGAPPAIYDGFVRLYSGSKSELTGEEISDDLTIEQEKREK; this is encoded by the coding sequence ATGCTTGATAATATCTTAAAATACATAAATTGGGTAGATGTTTTAGTGGTAGTATTGATTTTAAGGGCGGGTTATCTAGGTTTTAAAACAGGGGTTTGGCATGAACTACTCGGGCTTATTGGAATACTTGTTGCCATATTTATTCCCTTCCGAAATTATGCTCAACTAGGCAAGGTTATCGATATTCATTCCTTTCTTTCACTTCAAGCTGCTAAGATTGTTTCTTTTGTTTTATTGATGCTGGCGGTTCTTATCCTGGTTAAATTGATTAGGAGCCTGTTTAAGAAATTGGTGAAAGTGGAATTTATATCTGTTATTGAAAGTCTGGGGGGTACGATTATCGGTTTAGTACAGGCTGGTCTGGCCTGCGGTCTTATCCTGCTTGTTTTTACCTGGGTTCCGGCAAGATCTCTGCAGACAGCTATTACTAAAGGGTCATACTTAGGCAGCCGGCTGACCGGAGCACCCCCGGCTATTTATGATGGTTTTGTAAGATTATATTCCGGCAGTAAAAGTGAATTAACCGGCGAAGAGATATCGGATGACTTAACTATCGAACAGGAGAAACGGGAAAAATGA
- a CDS encoding NGG1p interacting factor NIF3, which yields MKLETIYNLAIKEGIKTDPRKRQSIRNKNPYSDTMILHGNKNAEIKAILAGIDIAGPELLLIDNLRRSGKKIDLALSHHPQGPALADIHKVMAVQVDILEKAGLNKKIVQGLLGQRMKEVERRFSAVNHNRAVDMARLLDIPFICIHTPADNHVVKYLQSLIDRKKPRQVKNIMELLNGIPEYRQAKGWSAGPKLILGKADNPAGKVLVDMTGGTEGSKEVFARLSQAGVQTIIAMHLSEEHYRKIKPEHINVIIAGHISSDSLGLNLLLDKFSKKEKLEIIPCSGFQRVERKR from the coding sequence ATGAAACTAGAAACTATTTATAATCTGGCGATTAAAGAAGGCATAAAGACTGATCCCCGAAAGCGGCAATCGATCAGAAATAAAAATCCCTACAGCGACACTATGATTTTGCATGGAAATAAAAATGCTGAAATAAAGGCGATCCTGGCTGGAATTGATATTGCCGGTCCTGAACTTTTGCTGATTGATAACCTGCGGAGGTCTGGAAAGAAGATCGATTTGGCTTTGTCCCACCATCCCCAAGGCCCGGCCCTGGCAGATATTCATAAAGTTATGGCAGTGCAGGTAGATATTTTAGAGAAAGCCGGGCTTAACAAAAAGATAGTCCAGGGTTTGCTCGGCCAAAGAATGAAAGAAGTGGAAAGAAGATTTTCAGCCGTGAACCATAACCGGGCTGTTGATATGGCCCGGCTGCTGGATATTCCGTTCATCTGTATTCATACCCCTGCCGATAATCACGTAGTCAAATACCTTCAGTCTTTGATTGATAGAAAAAAACCCCGGCAGGTTAAAAATATAATGGAATTGCTGAATGGCATTCCTGAATATAGACAGGCAAAAGGATGGAGCGCTGGCCCGAAGCTGATTCTGGGTAAAGCAGACAATCCGGCAGGCAAAGTGCTGGTTGATATGACCGGAGGAACCGAAGGCTCAAAAGAGGTATTTGCCAGGCTTTCTCAGGCAGGGGTACAGACTATTATAGCTATGCACTTAAGCGAAGAACATTATAGAAAGATTAAACCCGAACATATTAATGTTATTATTGCCGGCCATATTTCCAGTGACAGTTTGGGTTTGAATTTATTGCTGGATAAGTTTTCTAAGAAGGAAAAATTGGAAATCATACCTTGTTCGGGATTCCAAAGGGTGGAAAGGAAAAGATAA
- the dnaG gene encoding DNA primase — MAEFIPEEVIQQIQNRSDIVETISGYIPLRRSGNSFKAVCPFHNEKTPSFMVNPARQIWHCFGCGLGGNVFNFIMKYEKLEFPDVVRLLAEKTGVEIPSSFRGPADGRSKAKRLYRINELSARYFHNNLIDENKGKSARRYLSKRGVDLETIRKFRLGFALDQWNGLLNFAKKQGEKEDLLKLAGLVIARKERGYYDHFRNRLIFPIFDLQDRVLAFGGRVLDQNLPKYINSPQNPLFNKGRCLYGLNLAKQALKGKGYFIIVEGYMDVITLYRLGVRNVVATLGTALTIEHAKLLKRYVSSVAMVYDADQAGETASLRGLEVLLEEGLEIKVVRLAGGFDPDSFIIAKGKENFEKTVVTGQGLFDYKLGLLTNKYNPERLEEIAKITAEMLPTIARIDNAVLKSGYIRKLARALSIDEGSLLIELKKIKRKDSFYCQSQENPVPKYNFSMNAKEKTLVSLMLEDPETAGLARDNLALEDFRDLRLRQIAAVMFKMVSEKKKYTSSQIINHLKDEQASQLISGLSAGPEQVGSKQRISRDCIKKIKAESLKQARLNLQKKIKVAEEARDDKEQMRLLGELNSLIRV; from the coding sequence ATGGCCGAATTTATTCCCGAAGAGGTAATCCAGCAGATCCAAAATAGGTCTGATATCGTTGAGACGATTTCAGGATACATTCCCCTGAGGCGCAGCGGCAACAGCTTTAAAGCGGTCTGCCCGTTTCATAACGAGAAGACGCCTTCTTTTATGGTTAATCCTGCAAGGCAGATATGGCATTGTTTTGGCTGCGGGCTGGGAGGGAATGTATTTAATTTTATAATGAAATATGAAAAATTGGAGTTTCCGGATGTTGTGCGGCTTCTGGCCGAAAAAACAGGTGTTGAAATACCGTCTTCTTTTAGAGGGCCGGCAGATGGCCGGTCTAAGGCTAAAAGGTTATACCGGATAAACGAATTATCAGCCCGTTATTTTCATAATAATCTGATTGATGAAAATAAAGGAAAATCAGCCCGCCGGTATCTAAGCAAAAGAGGGGTTGATTTAGAAACTATCAGGAAGTTTCGTCTGGGTTTTGCGCTGGATCAGTGGAATGGGCTCTTAAATTTCGCAAAAAAGCAGGGCGAAAAGGAAGATCTTCTCAAATTAGCAGGCCTGGTCATTGCGCGAAAAGAGAGGGGTTATTATGACCACTTTCGCAATAGATTGATATTTCCTATTTTTGATCTGCAGGACAGGGTGTTAGCTTTTGGGGGCCGGGTGCTGGATCAAAACCTGCCCAAGTACATTAATTCTCCTCAAAACCCGTTGTTTAATAAAGGGAGATGTTTATATGGCTTGAACCTGGCTAAACAAGCCCTGAAAGGAAAGGGATATTTTATTATAGTCGAAGGGTACATGGATGTCATAACTCTTTACAGGCTGGGAGTCAGGAACGTAGTCGCTACCTTAGGCACAGCGCTTACGATTGAACACGCCAAATTGCTAAAAAGATATGTTTCAAGCGTAGCGATGGTTTATGACGCCGATCAGGCCGGGGAAACCGCGTCGTTGAGAGGATTAGAAGTATTGCTTGAAGAAGGCCTGGAGATCAAAGTGGTGAGGTTAGCCGGGGGTTTTGATCCCGACAGTTTTATTATCGCTAAAGGAAAAGAAAATTTTGAAAAGACGGTTGTTACCGGCCAGGGCCTTTTTGACTATAAACTAGGACTGCTTACTAACAAATATAATCCCGAGAGATTAGAGGAAATAGCTAAAATTACTGCTGAGATGTTACCTACTATCGCCAGGATCGACAATGCTGTTTTAAAATCAGGATATATCCGTAAATTAGCCAGGGCATTATCCATCGACGAAGGTTCTTTATTGATAGAGCTGAAAAAAATTAAACGCAAAGATTCTTTTTACTGTCAATCTCAAGAAAATCCTGTTCCTAAATACAATTTTTCGATGAACGCAAAGGAAAAAACCCTGGTAAGCTTGATGCTGGAGGATCCTGAGACTGCCGGGTTGGCCAGAGACAATTTGGCTTTAGAAGACTTCAGGGATTTGAGGTTAAGACAGATAGCTGCTGTAATGTTTAAGATGGTTTCGGAAAAAAAGAAATACACCTCCTCTCAAATAATAAACCATTTGAAAGATGAACAGGCCAGTCAATTGATCTCCGGGCTTTCGGCAGGTCCTGAGCAGGTAGGTTCCAAACAACGCATTAGCCGGGATTGCATTAAAAAAATAAAGGCCGAGAGCCTCAAACAAGCAAGGCTGAATTTACAAAAAAAAATCAAAGTAGCTGAGGAAGCCAGAGACGACAAGGAGCAAATGAGGCTGTTGGGGGAGCTTAACAGCTTAATTAGGGTTTAA